Genomic window (Drosophila sulfurigaster albostrigata strain 15112-1811.04 chromosome 2R, ASM2355843v2, whole genome shotgun sequence):
GAGGTGCCCAATGAGGCTGAGGAAAAACAAGAGGAACCAgaggctgttgctgctgcggagCCAGAGAAAGAGCCAGAGACTTTACAAGCAGTTGAAAATacaccaaaagcaacaacggAAAATGCAGTGCATGTCAATGAAATCGAAGAGAACATCATTGATAGCGATGCAAATGATAAGGAAGTACAACAAATTGCTTCAAGCAGCGCACAGCCAGAGCGTGTTGAGTCTACAGAGCCAACTGTGAGTGTTGCTGCGCCTGTGGAGGAAGTTGCTGTAGAGGCGAATAAACCAGTTGATGTCGCCTCAGTTGAATCGTCGGAAGAATCGTTGACGCCCACTGAAGCCAGCATTGGTCAGGCAGAGAACGCAGAAGCTGCTGTGGCTGAAGTTgagactgaagctgaagctgaaaagAAACCCGAACCTGAAGCTGAGCCTGCGGAATCAGTTGTGGTTGTGGGCGAGTCCAGCTCAACAGCTTCCCCTGTTGAGTCCGAAGCTGTTGAAGTGGATAAGGAatctgaggctgaggctgacaGCGATGAATCTGAACAGAAAACTGACCAACCTGCAGCTGCTTCGGGTGAGAAGGACTCCTCGGAGGAATCTGATGAAGTGTCAGCAGACGAACCGAAGGCCAGAGCAGAGGACAGCACTGCCACACCACTTGTCTCTTATCCACCACACAATGCCGGTCAAACTTTCGATAGCAACCTGGCTGATGAACGCAGTGCTTATCTTTCGTTGTCGTCTTCTAATCGATCCACGCTGATTATTGCTCTATGCTCTGGAACCGCTGTTATATTCATTGTCATCTCCTTGGTCATTTTCGTATTGTCTTTCCAACGTCAACACGGCACTCTGGATATTGAAATGCAAGAGCAGCGTTTGGGCAAGGATACTCTCGATGAGGAGGATGCACAGATGAAGTTGCTTGATGTGGATCTTTCGACTCCCGTGATTATTGCCATGGGCAACGAGGAGACCGACGAATGTCTCTAGACACTTTACTCAGACTGCTTTCAATGcattgtacatatttattaacattgagattgcattttaattaagtaaagCAGCATTCAAGGAACTTTCAGCTAGCTCCTCCAACTGGTTGTTACAATTTCCGGCTCCAAACATAAAGCTATTATATCAACAAGCTGCgaaataatcaaaaacaacaaaaaacacatacgagaaatacaaaaaaatcatttgccatattgtttaattatagCTGCACTCTATATAATAAGTTTCTATCtttcaaaacacaaaaattatttatcttTAGGAATTTGATTAGATGTAAGccaacatacatatgtatattgagtATCTGATGAAAACccagaataaatattttcaattgataCAAAGCCGACTAatgtctttttcttttgtttaattatgaACTATTGTGTTTAGTTATAATGATGAGCAATGTGGATGTTGCGGTATTTTTCCACAGTTTGATTTCAAAGAAGACATTTTACTCTcagccgcaaagtatgcaacgttttttaaatattatgagGTGATCTCAAACCTCACAATTGTTTAGTGGTTCCCCAACTGCTGACATCATATCCCTTAAGCCAACGATTATGAtttcataaaacaaatttaaaagagCGGAGAaaggaaatataatataataatataatataatatattatatataatgtaaaataatatttttttcataaagAATAGCAAAAGCTtaacatacatttattaatgaaaGTGTAATTGTTCTTGcgatattttgaataaatatttttgggcaaaacaaaagtttactttcaaataaattattttgtttacattgatatattttatttgtttaccgCATCTGACAATTTTCCCAAGCAGAATATTATATACGcaaatgatttgattttgatggACTTCCTGAACTTTTGTCATaactcaatttcatttaactttGCGAACATGTGTGAAAATGGAATTTATCTTGacagaaaaatattgaatatagtTTACTTTATGATTTATCAAGATTTTtcctaattaaaattgtacgCTTTGACAAGTCACAtcgaatattaaaaaaaaaaactggtgCCTAATCGAATAGTCACAAAGGTCAACCAGAAGTGATTTAATGCCCCCGACACTCTCAAATGGCATCCAACGCAACTTGCGGCATGAGTGCGACTAATTGCATTGGATTAAAAGCTTTGCCGAGGCGGCATTTCAAAGGCGTATTTAAATTAGTTCATTACAACGAGAGCACGATCGGTGAGATAAAGAGAAAGAACCAGCGAggcgagagtgtgagagagggAGCGAAAGCTGACGAGCTGCAAGTTTATGTTCTCAACTTGCAACATAATAAATAGGCGCATATTGAACTTTTCCACCCGCCATTAGTTTGGAGCACAATGAGAGAAGAGGCGCTGCTGCTCATTGATTGAGTTGAAGATGTTGTCGAtcttgttgtcgatgttgttgttgcagtctAAATGAGCTTAATAAGCGAAATGAAAAGGCGCGCGCTCATCAGCATCTTGAccgaaatgaaataaacaaaatcattTTGAGATTAAGagtcttgtgttttttttgattgggcgttttgttttttggtcttagatttttgtttatgtgttgATCTTATGCAATCGCCCGCACAGTGGacaagttaattaaatagcccaaaagcacaaaaaaaaaaaaacaaacagcaaagaaataaaaatagaattaattTTCGATTTCTGGGCTTGtgcttcatcatcatcaatttAAAAGCCATAAAATACCAATTGACAGCATAATTTTCACAGTTTCATTTCGGTTCACTCGAtggcaattgcaaaattgttcaaaaaatagtttggaaatttaatagtGGCGAGACGACATTGTGGTCTTTGtggaaaaatgtgaaatgtaaaCCACATATAGAAGCAAAACTTACATGCTTATGCgggataaataataataataatagacaAGATTAAGTTGCACAAACAATGGGGCGTAGCTGAGAAATCCAACCACTGTGCTGCAAGCCAAGAGAGGAAGATGGTACATATATGTTTTGCTGCTCTGCTTTttcattcacattttatttcttaaccCATTTCCCGACAGCGACGCTCGACGCTCGATGCTCGACGTTGCCAGCGGCATTGTCATTTGCTTGTCTAACGCGAGTCTGCCGCTTGCTTTGCCAAAGCTCTCGCTCACGCGCCGTTCGCTCAGTGGCcgtggcgttgttgttgtcgctgctgctgctgctgctactgttgccgCTTCTCTCCCACTGCTTAATGCgttcaaaataaattctatttgaAACGAATTAAATAGTGTATGCAAGCATGCGTGCGTGTATATGAATCTCTatgggtgtgtttgtgtgtgtgtggctatgtatgtgtctgtgtgcgcgCTTTTTCATCTTTCACATTTGGAAGCACAGAAAATAGCAAACATGAAACATGTTGTTCAGTTTGCTTGTTGCTTTCCACGCGTGCGGTTCGCATTcgctcttttctttctctctctcctcacACACTCGAAGTCGACGTGTTGtggcgtgtgagtgtgtgtgtacgttCGGGAGTGTATATTCTACTTATAATAGCCACAAAAGGTAGAATATTCTGAATTCTGTTCAAATTGTTGTCGCTATTTTCAACAGCTGTGCAAAGTTTGTGCAAtacgcggcgtatacgtaatatgccACATATGAGAcgttaaaaagtattttagcTAAGCATATTCGTAAATGCAATGTGCAACATTAAGATTTCCTAATTATTTTTGGCGCTCTTGCATGAAATTTGTCTGTGCTTCaaggtgtgtgtgttctgGTGAAGAaagtaaaatcaaaagaacatcgcaaatataaatcaaaagatACAAATTCGTTTTGGTTATTTGAACAAATGAATACagtgaatatttaatttatttgaaatataaatttgtgttgaGATTTGTATCGAGTATTGTTGTTGACAGTCGCTAAACATAACAAGGaagcattaaataaaacatatcaAGCAAATGACAGCTGTTAAACCTAACGATCGTCTTGCAGACACCCTGCAAACATTGTTTTTTCGAAATCATTcgcaatatttttcaaaaattagtgtatatataaacctttaattttatatatggatcaatttgctttgtgttttttttttttagcattaaGAATTATATAGATaggtttaaataaatacagataTAGCTAAGTATAGATGATGTCTGAATTTTTGGCACAGTGTTGCTCAAGTGAGTCACGTATGTGTTCTTGGTCTCGGCCGCGGcagtgaaatgaaattgaaatgcaatgtATTTGATAAACAATGaggcagcacacacacacacacacacacgtgcacacacacatagaaaagAGCATACAGCATGCAGCCTCCTTCCTCTTTCCTTCCTACTCTACATAAACAAAAGCCCGCCCATAAATTGTCTGCCTATTTGTGTGGTGTGCAGgtgtgttgcggttgttattgttgttgttttggcttttgattCTTGCTGCATGCTGCgactatatgtatatttactcAACTAACCACAGTGCATATCTGAACCGTGTACTTAAGGGCAGACGGCCAGCCGCATCAACTTGGCCAAGTTGGCAGTCAAGCTGCAATAATATGACGGAGCTGCAACTTTGTCGTATATTGTTGTTAACTGTTGGCAACTGTTTAGCATTTACTTATCAAATAACTCATGCCACataattacatatatgtatatatatatctgagATGTAAATACTACTGTCATGACAACTTGTTTAGCTGTTGGCTCTcgctttttttggtttgttgccAAAGTCAAGCACATAATTGCCAAGCGGAGGCGTCTCTCTCTAtaaacaaagccaaagctttCACATTGAGTGCGACTACGAGTACAAGTACGAGTACTCATATTCAGCCACTGCCACTCACACTTATTGGGGCGTGCGCCCAccaattattgaatttgttttatttataattaatagcATTTCGCCTTCAATGCAATTGCTGGAATTGTTCGTTGTCGTATTGTGGGCAGCAATTGTTGCCATtattcaataacaacaataagaaacaAGTGTGTAACAAAATAGCCTTCTATAGCtaaattgctttatttaaatttcaattgaaatgctttcatttcatattaaattactATTCAAATCACAAACAGAATAATATGCAATAATCAACGTTAtcaaattgtcaaattgtcGATTTATCAAATCTTGAtgagcattttaattatttataacaatttaatcgacaaacaaatgccaaacacGCAATCCACATTAAGGCGATCAGTACACGTACCAGTTATATAGATATTGATAAGCATCAATCAATGCCAATCAGTATCAATCAACTTGCTTGCCAATTCTGATAGGCAGATCACGGCGCTTCCCTTTGAGCTGCTTTATATGGCAACAGCGAACTTACGCAAGCCCccattttcagtttcagttccaaCTGAATGAACTATTCCGCTCACTTTGTGATAGATGTATccgcacccacacacacatacacacactcgctctaCTCACACACCCACACGAATTGATATGCAAACATTGAGCTTGGCTCATTTCCAGCATGAATGGAATGTTTCTTTTCGGGGCTGGCTGCCTTTACGCATGATCaattaagaaaaacaattaaatattttgtaaaactacaaacacaaaaaactagCTGCCAAATTGGCGTTTTCCAAAATCAAATGGCAAGCAGACGCACAAAGAACGGAAGTTATAAATTCCAAAATGGTCTGATATCATAGTTATTTCtgcactcacacaaacacacacacacacacacatggtaGTTCCAGCACCCATGTGGCAGATGAGTTATAGCCGCTCTGCTGTTCAGGGAATAATAGAATGGTAGCTAATTCAACGACTGGCATATCAATTAGTAGAAAGCGCCaagcgaaaaaaaagcgaGCCAACACCCAACTATGATAATTGTGATACGTGTCTACATGTCTCTGCTACATGGCCACGCCCCACAACTAGGTGCAACCAGTAGAGTAAGAACTAAATAGTTGCACTTAAACGAAAtcgaaaacacacacacacacaacaaacattttcCGGTCATTAACCGGAAAAGTGCAAAGCATAGACAAATAGCCATTAAAGATCCAGCCAAGATCTAATGCACATTTTGGTTAAcactatttgcatttgtatcttGCAACTTGTGCATCCtcattaattgcaattgcaatttgatttgtttatgcCTCTCTCTAACATCATCAACAATTTTGCACTACAGGAAAGCccagaaacaaacaaacaaatattgtcGAACGTGGCCAACTAAATTTTATGGTGTTCGCATTTGGGAATTTTAAGTGcaagcacaaacaacaatgaCGACAGCCAAATGGATTTGGATTTGCCGCGTGGCTTTAGCCATCTTGCTGGGTAAGTCTCCAAACAcaaagatatacatatatgtatatatatttggaaaCATACATACTAGATAGCTATAACTAATactaagtttattttattaccatCTGCATCGATTTACGCTATTTTATGGCTCAGCATTTGCATACCCTACAAATGTTTGTTGCCAGCAGCAGGGGAGATGAGTAAAGTAAATAGTTTTTCCATCTATCTGTTGACTCTTCTTTCATAGAGAATGCTTTAGTCAACCTCCCCTCAACTGATTACTAAAGGTacatcgtttttttttgcacatgGCCAGCGGTAAACTTCATACAACTATCAGCGACCTTCACTTTTTCCATGATGAGAGAACAGACACCCCGAGGATTTACgcataatttctatttatacaAACTGAAACATTGAAACACTGAAATATGGCCGAGACAGTTTCATGATCATTGTACGCTGTGTATGctgccaaaaatatttcttttcaatcGCAATCAACTAATTTGGAACAGATGAGTATGCGCCTATTaacaagaaaattaattcGTAAGAAAAACCATTTCTGGCTAACAACGAGACCTGAATACTCTTGCTGAATTTGTTACGAATTTCCAGAGAATTTCCTCGAGTTATAAACTATGAAATTCCCTTTAATGCGGAATGCAATTGTCCACAATATCGTGCAGCTTGTTAATGGGCATAGCAAAGTTTACGGCCAAGTTTTTATACCTCGTGGCCGGAGTTTAATAATAGCCGAAATGCGAACCAGCATGTCTACGCTACATGCGGCCATAAATCAATCCATTATAGATGCGACACATAAGTATGCTATACATAGTCCATGGAAGTACGCCACAACCGCGGCCACGTTGCGTCGCGTCGCGAtttctcatttcatttgacaAATCGCGCGTCAGCATTTGGTCGACAATTTGGCAATGAAATGGCCGTCATTCACTTGTCACAACGGAAGTCTCCGAATGTCTCCCCATCTCGTAGCCGGGCTAGGCAACAACTGTTGCCGGTagcccacacacacgctgTGTACTTTAGTGTgtacattacgtatacgcaatgcggTGCGACTGCGGCGTGACTCAAATGTGGAGCAGGTGGACTCACATGATATTTTATGCCACATAAAACGCAATGCGGCTGCCGcgaccaaaaataaaatcacaagGAGTCGCTGTTGGTCGTTTTAGCGGTCGTGGGAAATGAGCAAAAATATTGTGACGCACTTGttgctataaataatattaatagtattatatatttatagttaagaGCCTCGTACGCTCTttaagaaatatgcaaaatattttccaacaaatggcaacaattagaattttatttatcaacaatattttatgatattcACGCTAActttatgtttatttgttttcatttttttcacaGACTTGTGCTGTGTGGGCGCCGACGTGCCGAGCGGTTATCATCGTGAGATTTGCCAGTATCGCAAGGGATTGCCGGTGAGTTCATCAGTTCGAATATAATGATCGCTTTGagttaataattgtattttacagATGCAACCCCATAGCGAGTATCGCAATCGTCTGCTGGCAATACGAGAACAGATGTTAATACGCGCCACATTGGAGGGTCCCGAGATCTATGGCTACATATTGCCATCGACGGATGAGCATCTGAATCAGGAGGTGGCAGTCCGTGATCAGCGTCTGCATTATCTCAGCGGCTATACGGGCAATCGGGCATTTGCCGCCATCACGCAGAGTGGCGCCGCAATTTGGCTGGAAAATCGTTTTGCAAGGCAAGCAGATGGGGAACTCGACTGCGACTGGCAGATCTTTCTCAACGATGGCAATGCGACCATTGCCGACTGGCTGGGCAGTCAATTGCACATGAATAAGCGCATTGGTGCCGATCCGCAGCTGGTGCCGCATCATCTCTGGCTGACTTGGGAGCGCGAGATGGCGGCAAAGTTTCTGAAGCTGATTCGAGTCAATAGCAATCTGGTTGATATGATTTGGGATCCGGATCGTCCAGAGCCACCCAAGCATCATGTGATTGAGGTGCAGCCGCGTGACTATGCTGGCGAAAAGTGGGAGGATAAAGTGAATGAGCTGCGACGCCGATTGAGGCATTTGAACTGCGATGCAATGGTGGTCACCTCGCTGACGGAGATTGCCTACCTGCTGAACATTCGTGGCACAGACATTCCCTATACGCCTGTGGTGAAGGTGAGATTTATACACTCAACTGCctaacaattaatttaatttcttgtttATCTTTCAGTCTTTCGTCATTGTCAGCCATGAGGATATATTCTTCTATGTGGATCATGCCAAGATTAGCATCAACATTGATCTGCATCTTCGCACAGATTGCTACAACGAGAACTGTGTCAAGTAAGTCAAAGAAACTTGAATCATTATAACATAGTAATGGTATTCCTTTCTTAGAATCAAGGAGTATCAACGCGTTTGGAGTGATATACGCACTTATGTGCAAATCTGGAAGCGTATTCTTGTGCCTGCTCCCTGTGTGCAAGAACCTGGTGCATCGGAAGCCATCTACACAGCTGTGCCTGCCAAGAATTTAGTGGAGCACATCTCGCCCATTATTTTCATGCGTGCCCAAAAGAACTCTGAGGAACAGGAAGGCATGCGCAAAGCTCACATCAGAGACGGTGCTGCTATGTGCGAAGCCATAAGCAATCTCGAAGCTAGATTCTATACTGAGCTGTGGACGGAAGAGAAGATTAAATACGAAGTGGAGCTAATGCGTCTGTCGCAGAGCAATGCCAAGGGCTTGTCGCTGCGTACTGTTGTTGCCTATGGCGAGCACTCGGCACTGCCGTATTACATCTCCAGCAATGTGACCAACATTGAGGTATCCGATCAGAGTCTGCTGGTGATTGAATCGGGTGGACAATATTTGGAGGGCACCACCGATGTATCGCGTACCTATATCTTTGGGGAACCCACTCGGGATATGAAGCGTGCATATACAGCAGTGTTAGCTGGTATTCTGCATATATCCAATCTGATATTTCCGGCATCGGTGAAACCTTCGGGCGTTGATAGTGTGGTGAGGGCAAAGGTGTGGCACGAGATGACCGATTATCCACAGGAGACGGGTCATGGTATTGGCGCCTATGGTTCTGTTGAGGAGCGTAAGTAGCGAAATTGAAGATGAGTTTTGGGAACTGAAATTAACTAATGATTTCTACCTACAGCTCCCATCTCCGTGTCTTATGGCCAGAACAGCAGCTACCACTTTAAGCAGGGTTATTTCTTTTCGAGCGGTAAGTTTATATCTCTATACCTCACTTAACTGCCACTTAACTTAACGGCCATACTGTAGTTAGTATACAAATCTAGCTAGTGGCATATTTTCTTGGTGAACATTAACACAactaaatttttaaatcaatgaATTGACCGCAGACATAAAAACATATTGTTTAGGGCCAGCTTTTTTCATGGATTGTGACTGCTAAGCAAGTAGCAAATTACTATAAAATctaatactttaattttatttctcttccAGAATCTGGCTTTTATAAGCGTGATGATTATGGCGTGCGCATCAAGAATGTGCTGGAAGTGTTGGACAGTGGACGGACGACAACAACTGGCGAACATTTCCTAGCATTCCAACCTGTTACTTTGGTACCCTATGAACCCAAGTTGATTGATGGCTCCATGCTGAGTTCAGACGAGAAGCGAATGCTGAACAAATACAATGCCAAGATACGTAAAGATATCGGCGATGAGCTGAAGAGACTGGGCAACATGAAGGCCTTCTATTGGATGATGAATAAGACGAGACATATTCGCGAATATTTGCCAGAGGATGAATATCGTGCAGCAATGGGCGGCGTTTGCCGCACACACAACCATTTGCCATTGATCGCAGTATTTCTGATGATCTTGGCATCGTTCATACGCCCCATGTGGCAGCTTTAGAATCGATCTACACTCTTAAGTCTCTTGGTGTATGTATGTTtctgtgtgaatgtgtgctTATGTGGGTGGGTGTGAATGATTGAATGTGTTATTATGTAGTTTTAGTTAGCAATGCAAATTAAAGAGAGAATCTGGGACtaacaattgaaaacaaatacaagaaataacaataataactgttAGTAATTATGTGCCAGCACAATTTAATTCGGCTTGATCCCTGAAATAGTTGAGATACTTAAACTAATACTTACGTAATGCGattgtataaaattatgattaacttacaaataattgaaagaTAAAATATCtgttaaaatttttatattaatacaaGCAAAATGTCTTATGTGTAAGGAATAACGCtgtatatttttctaaatgtgattaaaagtaaaatataaaatggagttggtatgtaaataaattgagaATTATGTAGAATAATCTACCAAACTTTTCAGTTTGATGTTGCCAACTGTTTAACATGACATCATTTTTTGAATAGCCTCTGATTACCTAaatcatatgtatatttttctaaataaataaatataaatattatccTAGGGTCGTACTGTCCACTCTCCAGTTAGGTGTTGCCAACTGTTTGACATGacatcatttaaatttaaaggaGCCTTCGATTACctttaaatagtttattaCCTTTCGATATAGAAATTAATCTTTTTCAACACTTTTGAAACTTAACGATTCGCTCACTTGGTTTTATACACTTACTAAAGTTATCCACGCTGAGCGATTCTCACCACAGCCAATTGGGCTGATAAGTTTACAAGTGGGTCGGACAGTTAATGGAGAGCAGCAATCGTTCAGTTATTAATGTGATTCCGAATCGAAACCGTGTGTGTGGAAAACAATcgctgaaaataaaaaacaaacgcgCTGCAGACGGGAACACGGGCAAATGATAAGAtttcaacaaataacaaatcaCATTTGTGTTGTTTAGTGAAGAGATGTCAATTGGCTgcaaacaatggcaacaatgttaaaaataattaatgtttgtataattttattgattgcaCTGCCAATTCACAATGCGaaaaaagtgcaaacaatTGAGTTAACCAAGGGCTGGACCTTGAGAGACAGTGATTCCCGTAAGTATTTAGCCAGGAGTTTATATAGAGTAGAAAGTATAATGCAATATCTATTGGGCATGACAAATAGCCCAAATATGAGATTTATTTGATTCATTGCCAAATAATCAAGTTTTGCAAAGTTTCCCCGACCTCGagcgtttttttgttgttgtgataaGATAAGAAACTGACGTTGACTTTTCGATCCAATTGTTATCGGCTTTTGTGAAAATTAATTGGTTGTAAATGTTATTAACTGCAGCGCCAGTGATTTGAAAGCTTTAACGAAGTGAATCCACAGTTATTACAGTAGTTCCCGTGGCAGTGACAACGATTCCTTCTGGAGTATACACGGAGTTATCGAAAACTTATGGCGATTTCCTCGCGCCTGGAAATGATGTCAATCTACGCTggattgcaaacaaaacatgGATCTATAGCACAAGCTTCGAAATGGGTGCGTTTAAATAGAAGACGCCATTTCTTATTGATATATAATCGTCAATATCCTCTTTAGCTGAATTGGGTCACGACAACATGGTGAACTTGACATTCCACGGCATTGACACGGTTTCCAAAATTAGGTTGAATGGCAATCTGCTTGGCGAAACTGATAACATGTTTGTACGCTATTCCTATGTCGTGGGACATTTGTTGCAGTACGGCACCGCGCTCAATCTGCTAGAGATCGAGATACTCTCGCCTTTGGTGGAGGCCAATGCTCGGGCTGCGCAGCTGGATGAGCGGGGAGTTGGTGCTCCACCCAGTTGTCCAGCATCGCGCGGGAATGTTGAATGCCATCGCAATATGCTGCGCAAGCTGCAGATGAGCTTTGGCGGCGAATGGAATCCGGCTGCTCTTTCATCGGGCATATGGAAATCGGTTACTGTTGAGTACTACGCTGTGGCCATTTTGCGTGATGTGGATGTGGCTATCAATCGTAATGATACCCACTGGACAATGGATTGTCGTGCCTTTATCAGCACCTCCGACTACGAGATCTTCTACGGACAGCTTGTGGTCTATGCCAGGTAAGCAGTTTATTAAGTTGATTCGCTAAATTTTTACATCTTCTTCTTAGTGAATTATTTGCGGAACCCTTTGTGGTGCCACAACAAAAGCTCACCTATGCGAATCCGAAAATTGAATTCCAGATTCATATTCCCAAAGTATgtatgtttaaatattatctAATAGCTTGGCTAATCACTGTTCGTGTTTAGGAAAAAGTCAAGCTCTGGTGGCCAAATGGCTATGGCAAACAGATGCTATATCCCGTTTCTTTCAATCTGAAGACATATCGCAACGAGGATGAACCTGGCCTGGGTTCACGCACCGACTCCCATAAGCTGCTCAATATTGGTTTTCGCACTATTGAGTTGGTGGAGGATGAGGATGGTAAATAATCGATGATCGATTTAAGGTTTAGCTTAacttttgtttcaatttgcaGACCGAGGTCGCACTTTTTATTTCCGTGTTAATGGTCATCCCATTTTTATGAAGGGAGTTAATTATGTGACCGCTAACGCACTGCCAGAACTATCAGCGGATTCTGATACAAGTAAGTAGCTTTTTCTGCAATGCAAAATCTATTAATTAGTAAACTGATCTGACTTACAGTACAACATCTTTTGAAGTCCGCCAGAGATGCCAACATGAACATGATACGTGTTTGGGGCGGTGGACTTTATGAGTCGGACACCTTCTATAGCTTGGCCGATAGCTATGGTCTTT
Coding sequences:
- the LOC133837458 gene encoding xaa-Pro aminopeptidase ApepP — protein: MTTAKWIWICRVALAILLDLCCVGADVPSGYHREICQYRKGLPMQPHSEYRNRLLAIREQMLIRATLEGPEIYGYILPSTDEHLNQEVAVRDQRLHYLSGYTGNRAFAAITQSGAAIWLENRFARQADGELDCDWQIFLNDGNATIADWLGSQLHMNKRIGADPQLVPHHLWLTWEREMAAKFLKLIRVNSNLVDMIWDPDRPEPPKHHVIEVQPRDYAGEKWEDKVNELRRRLRHLNCDAMVVTSLTEIAYLLNIRGTDIPYTPVVKSFVIVSHEDIFFYVDHAKISINIDLHLRTDCYNENCVKIKEYQRVWSDIRTYVQIWKRILVPAPCVQEPGASEAIYTAVPAKNLVEHISPIIFMRAQKNSEEQEGMRKAHIRDGAAMCEAISNLEARFYTELWTEEKIKYEVELMRLSQSNAKGLSLRTVVAYGEHSALPYYISSNVTNIEVSDQSLLVIESGGQYLEGTTDVSRTYIFGEPTRDMKRAYTAVLAGILHISNLIFPASVKPSGVDSVVRAKVWHEMTDYPQETGHGIGAYGSVEEPPISVSYGQNSSYHFKQGYFFSSESGFYKRDDYGVRIKNVLEVLDSGRTTTTGEHFLAFQPVTLVPYEPKLIDGSMLSSDEKRMLNKYNAKIRKDIGDELKRLGNMKAFYWMMNKTRHIREYLPEDEYRAAMGGVCRTHNHLPLIAVFLMILASFIRPMWQL